Genomic window (Corticium candelabrum chromosome 3, ooCorCand1.1, whole genome shotgun sequence):
cagcatgaggttgtagacgttctatctgcgctatcgggtagtgttctatgtgatgtacaaaatctagacatgaagtgcaacttgcaggtgggccaatcgtactcctacatctacagtaacgACGCGACCgtgcacttcgagttactaaaCATTAGTAACTGTCAGAAGCGGCGTacgtacaggtgcagaaacacggtacaggaaacgtgctgatgtgattagcagaaaccgcgcctagttcAATTGAATCAACatatcagcacgcgttggaatgcacccctacgccgtccaatggactcctTACCGCAtacactgctactcgttctttcaattttctttttctgatgtactcaaattatttgagggaacggatgagcgttcaatttctgatagttcaaatccggccatcagttcatatatacaactacgtccgctttctcgtcggcaaagcaatttctaatatactgcacctaaaaatttacaaatttgaaataataaaatttaaaattttgatttttaaaaaattaaaatttgaaaattcaatgcaaattttaaaCATTAACAAcgttaaatttaaaatttaaaattttaatacaaaaaattgagaaattgaattttaaaaattttaaatttaaaaatttaaaattttgaaatttgaaatacCCActgaccatccactgaccatGCTGACGGTAAAACTATTTGCAGTCGAAAAGTGCCGTTTACTAACATGAGTGAATATTCAGTTTACATGATGTCACATGATGTCACGCAGGTACACGTAAAAGTGTGATTTAGCCTTCATTTTGTTTGACACTATCGATGTTGCAATGGCTCATCTTGTTGCAATGGCTCTGGAAAGATGACGTTGGCAATAGACTTCTCCACTTACTCTCATCTAGACTCATGCTTCTGTACTGTCCATCAGCAATAAGACTGTAGAGAGACGATACGGTATAGCTGAAGGTGATCCATTTGGCCGTTCCATCTACTTTCATTCCCAGACCAAGTTCAGTAAATGGTAGTGTCCAATACGAAGCCAGTTTCGTTTCTTTGTCATCCAAATCCAAATTATTTGGTTGAAATGTTTTCTTGTTCAACCACAAGTCGCTGTGGTAGTCAAACGTTTGTTGATTACCATCTATCTTCATGATCAATGTCCAACCTTCAATCGCATCACAGAATACCTGTTGTAGACACGAagttaacaaacaatgcaacgaGCATCTATTTGAAGATAGTGCCTAGGCCCACTTGAAATGGTGGATCGTTAGAAGATGATCTATTCCAATGTTGTCCATTGTGAAAGGATGAGTTATGCCTGAGAGCTATCTGCTTACAGGTTGACTCAGGCATCAAAGACGAGCTGCCAGATACCAAATATGACAATAGAGTCAACCAGTGGTTGGCGTTACAGTACTCGACTTCCTTTACTTGCTCAatatatttcaatattccTAGTTACACAATGTTTTTAGAGCAAGTAACTAAGTTTAATTTGTCTCACCTTTTGTGCTATTGGAACATATAGCTTTGTTCGTTATTGTGTTCCTAGTGTCTGTTAAATCGTTTTCAAGTTGAGCAACTTTGGTGGTCAAACTCTGAAATAGGGAATACCGGTAACTCCAAACGTTTCAATAAGATATTGTGTTTGAAGTATGTTTTTGTACAGAATTGCTTTGTTGAAGTTTAGTAGTGttaacacgcacacacacacacacacacacacacacacacacacacacacacacacacacacacacacacacacacacacacacacacacacacacacacatacacacacacacccaataCACACTCAATCTGACACTATATGGCAATTAGATCAGGGAACTGGGTCCTTCGCAATGCCTGCATAAAACAGTCCTGTGACCTGCTCTTTGCATATGCCCGTGATAAATACGAGGTCTTGGCTGTCCAAACACTCAGTGATGTACTGACATACCCTACTGCCATCATCCAGCAGTTCGAGCAAGGACACTGGACAGCGTCAAAATTAGGTGTGCCATTTCATAATCAAGCGCTAGATGAATTGCATGAGACCGAAATTAATTGTGGCTTAAAGCAAGTTGTGTCTAGACCTCCCTACTTTCAGGTAGTTGAACTTAGCAATTTCCTAGCCTATCTGGAAAATGTGGTGTCTTATTTTTGCTCTGATGTTGGCAAAACTCGGAAGTCAAAAATAGTGCACGACACTCACTTACCCACTATTGTGACAGACCTGGTTGAAAAATCACTTGATTTGAAATGTCTTGATGCTGTTGAGTTG
Coding sequences:
- the LOC134177747 gene encoding uncharacterized skeletal organic matrix protein 5-like is translated as MKIDGNQQTFDYHSDLWLNKKTFQPNNLDLDDKETKLASYWTLPFTELGLGMKVDGTAKWITFSYTVSSLYSLIADGQYRSMSLDERETQNEVVEVLYALSGNVLCDVQNLDMKCNLQQTLFELSLKENLDISKGE